A stretch of the Photobacterium sp. CCB-ST2H9 genome encodes the following:
- a CDS encoding SDR family NAD(P)-dependent oxidoreductase, whose amino-acid sequence MILITGASSGLGAALAKTYAQDKHTLTLTGRHDERLHEVAQACQPANICTLTADLSDPKAVTRLFDQLPATPETIIFCTGSGHFGTIEKQDPEAIARLIHNNLLSAAYFLREAVIRYRNTPLTMVMVMSTAAQTAKAGESTYCAVKWGVRGLMESVRLELKDKPMNLVGVYPGGMATDFWATSGKTMDLSGFMTADETANMLKKSLHHANHGYISDITINRY is encoded by the coding sequence ATGATCCTCATTACCGGGGCCAGCAGTGGACTGGGCGCTGCGCTGGCAAAAACTTATGCTCAGGATAAGCACACGTTAACGCTGACAGGCCGTCATGATGAACGGCTGCATGAGGTGGCTCAGGCTTGTCAGCCTGCCAATATTTGTACGCTGACTGCAGATCTTTCTGATCCCAAAGCAGTCACCCGGCTTTTTGACCAGCTCCCCGCGACACCGGAAACCATCATTTTCTGCACCGGCAGCGGCCACTTTGGCACGATTGAAAAACAGGATCCCGAAGCAATTGCCCGGCTGATACACAACAACCTGCTGTCTGCAGCCTATTTCCTGCGTGAAGCCGTGATCCGCTATCGCAATACTCCGCTGACCATGGTGATGGTGATGTCTACAGCAGCGCAAACCGCAAAAGCCGGTGAATCGACCTATTGCGCCGTGAAATGGGGCGTCAGAGGATTGATGGAATCCGTCCGGCTGGAACTGAAAGATAAACCCATGAATCTGGTGGGCGTCTACCCGGGCGGCATGGCAACCGATTTCTGGGCCACCAGCGGGAAAACCATGGATCTCAGCGGCTTCATGACAGCAGATGAAACAGCAAACATGCTGAAAAAATCTCTGCATCATGCCAACCACGGTTATATCTCGGACATCACAATCAACCGTTACTGA
- a CDS encoding helix-turn-helix transcriptional regulator, with amino-acid sequence MSECYQLVSELKKQLKLHGVQYQDIARTLALSEGSVKRLLADGSSISLERLEKICQLMGMDMAELFQLTASSESGLQSLTHEQEKQLVEDKALLLVAVCVLNGYRFADILEQYHFSAPELIQKLAQLDRLRIIELQANNRIRLKISPSFSWLAGGPIQCFFQQQVQKEFFASHFNDDGEKLVMTTGLMSLPSNQRMQQRLQKLVSEFYATCRDDENLSMDARHGTSMILAIRRWQFPLFDEFHPAPKS; translated from the coding sequence ATGTCCGAATGCTACCAGCTGGTCTCTGAACTCAAAAAGCAACTCAAATTACATGGCGTTCAATATCAGGACATCGCCCGTACTCTGGCACTGAGCGAAGGCTCGGTGAAGCGGTTACTGGCAGATGGCAGCAGTATCAGTCTGGAGCGGCTGGAAAAAATCTGCCAGCTCATGGGTATGGACATGGCTGAACTTTTTCAGCTAACTGCGTCAAGTGAGTCCGGGTTGCAATCGCTGACCCATGAGCAGGAAAAACAGCTGGTTGAAGATAAAGCGTTACTGCTGGTGGCCGTCTGTGTGCTGAACGGCTACCGCTTTGCCGACATTCTGGAACAATATCATTTTTCAGCCCCGGAACTGATTCAAAAGCTGGCACAATTGGACCGGCTCAGGATTATTGAATTACAGGCAAATAACCGCATCCGGCTGAAAATCTCCCCGTCCTTTTCCTGGCTTGCCGGCGGCCCGATTCAGTGTTTTTTCCAGCAGCAGGTCCAGAAAGAGTTTTTTGCCAGTCACTTCAACGACGACGGCGAAAAACTGGTGATGACAACCGGGCTCATGTCGCTCCCGAGCAATCAGAGAATGCAGCAACGCCTACAGAAACTGGTCAGCGAATTTTATGCGACCTGCCGGGATGATGAGAACCTGAGTATGGATGCCCGACACGGGACGTCCATGATTCTTGCGATTCGTCGCTGGCAGTTTCCTCTGTTCGATGAATTCCATCCGGCACCAAAGTCATAA
- a CDS encoding VIT and VWA domain-containing protein: MSHHRSLANIAKNMLSVFLFIAVVFVCPAALASGLLKPVQSQYQDLKIQSHHVSVVIEDGYATTSIEQEFFNPNDTELEALYTFPVPQKAVVGEFVYWINGKPVIAEAVAKDKARAIYNEQKNQGNATALTEKNSFKTFEMRVFPVQPQQQVKVKLVYVQDALLDHGVGRYVYPMEEGGVDEQAASFWTRNDRAEEAFTFNVTVKSAYPVDGLRLPAHPQALISQSQQDGQSVWYSEITNQSQQQTTEANEAQAVNSPFRLDQDIVVYWRLKDGLPGRLDMIAYRDPQRSSRGTVKLTFTPGDDLGVISQGRDWTFVLDKSGSMTGDYSTLVNGVERGLDKLPADDRFRIIMFDDSAHMATKGFLPVTAENIQNAIASVNRYQPDGGTNLYEGIESAVSHLDADRPSGIVLVTDGVANVGTTAKREFLKLMQKYDVRLYTFIMGNSANTPLLEPMTKVSNGFAISVSTADDMLGHLMNVTSKLTHQAYRNVQLDIDGVKIKDLTPAQINSLYRGEQLTVFGHYFKPGQTRITLSATVNGQKREYKTEINLPESALMNPEIERLWAFSAIRDLEDQMNYLEQKDSDMEQAIESLAVEYGLLTDYTSLLVVEDEVFEQLSIKRQNKQRVEKEQLARQQRGQANAAPTQVDHAQPMFHQSAPSYSSGSGGGSLNGFALLALLGFTAWRVRRHQG, translated from the coding sequence ATGTCACACCATCGATCACTCGCAAACATTGCAAAGAACATGCTGTCCGTATTTCTCTTCATTGCTGTCGTTTTTGTCTGTCCGGCAGCTTTGGCCAGCGGCCTGCTGAAACCGGTGCAAAGCCAGTATCAGGATTTAAAGATTCAGTCCCATCACGTCAGTGTCGTGATTGAAGACGGCTACGCAACCACCAGTATTGAGCAGGAATTCTTCAACCCGAATGATACCGAACTGGAAGCCCTCTACACTTTTCCCGTTCCGCAAAAAGCCGTTGTCGGTGAATTCGTGTACTGGATCAACGGCAAGCCTGTCATTGCCGAAGCAGTCGCGAAAGACAAAGCCAGGGCAATCTACAACGAACAGAAAAATCAGGGGAACGCAACCGCTCTGACAGAAAAGAACAGCTTCAAGACCTTTGAAATGCGAGTTTTCCCGGTTCAGCCGCAGCAGCAGGTCAAAGTGAAGCTGGTGTACGTGCAGGATGCCCTGCTGGATCACGGTGTCGGACGTTACGTTTATCCGATGGAAGAAGGTGGTGTGGATGAACAGGCAGCGTCTTTCTGGACACGCAATGATCGGGCCGAAGAAGCATTCACGTTCAATGTCACCGTCAAGTCGGCTTATCCGGTCGATGGCCTGCGTTTGCCTGCCCACCCTCAGGCGCTGATCAGTCAGTCCCAGCAAGACGGGCAATCGGTCTGGTACAGTGAAATCACCAATCAGTCGCAACAGCAAACAACTGAAGCAAACGAAGCTCAGGCGGTCAACAGTCCTTTCAGACTGGATCAGGACATCGTGGTTTACTGGCGGCTGAAAGACGGATTGCCCGGTCGTCTGGATATGATTGCCTATCGCGACCCGCAACGCAGTTCGCGCGGCACGGTCAAACTCACATTCACGCCGGGTGATGACTTAGGCGTCATTTCGCAGGGTCGCGACTGGACATTCGTGCTGGACAAATCCGGCTCCATGACCGGTGACTACAGCACACTGGTCAACGGGGTTGAGCGTGGCCTGGATAAACTGCCAGCCGACGATCGTTTCCGGATCATCATGTTTGACGACAGTGCCCATATGGCAACCAAGGGCTTTTTACCAGTCACGGCAGAGAACATCCAAAACGCCATCGCCTCAGTGAACCGGTATCAGCCAGACGGCGGTACCAACTTATATGAAGGCATTGAAAGCGCCGTCAGCCATCTCGACGCTGATCGCCCGTCCGGCATCGTGCTCGTCACTGATGGCGTGGCCAATGTCGGGACGACTGCGAAGCGTGAATTCCTGAAACTGATGCAAAAATACGATGTGCGCCTGTACACCTTCATCATGGGGAACAGTGCCAACACGCCGCTGCTGGAGCCGATGACCAAAGTCTCAAACGGGTTTGCGATTTCAGTGTCTACCGCCGATGACATGCTGGGTCATCTGATGAACGTTACCAGCAAGCTGACACATCAGGCCTATCGCAATGTGCAGCTTGACATCGATGGCGTCAAAATCAAAGACCTGACCCCGGCACAGATCAACAGCTTATATCGGGGTGAACAGTTGACAGTGTTCGGCCATTATTTTAAGCCCGGTCAAACCCGCATCACGCTTTCCGCCACAGTGAACGGTCAGAAACGTGAATACAAAACCGAGATCAATTTGCCTGAAAGCGCTCTGATGAACCCTGAAATTGAACGGCTGTGGGCTTTCTCTGCCATTCGCGATCTGGAAGATCAGATGAACTATCTGGAACAGAAAGACAGCGATATGGAGCAGGCGATTGAATCCCTGGCGGTCGAATATGGCCTACTGACCGACTACACGTCTCTGCTGGTGGTTGAAGATGAAGTCTTCGAACAATTGAGCATCAAGCGCCAGAACAAACAGCGGGTTGAAAAAGAGCAGCTGGCACGTCAGCAACGCGGGCAGGCCAATGCCGCCCCAACCCAGGTGGATCACGCTCAACCGATGTTTCATCAGTCTGCGCCCAGTTATTCTTCGGGCAGCGGCGGCGGCAGCCTGAACGGATTTGCCCTGCTTGCTCTGCTGGGCTTCACCGCGTGGCGAGTCAGACGACATCAGGGATAA
- a CDS encoding BCCT family transporter produces the protein MSSTKFNDIIDKPTFFGSLFLLFAVTLPLIFFPDTGAAWVRNAKDFVTDQLGVLYLILGLGAFIFMVYVIFSDIGQIKLGTPEEDPEFSTLSWAAMLFCSGIGASILYWSMIEWAYYYQTPPFDIPGETHEAAKWAVTYGIFHWGPLAWSIYLIPALPIAYFYYVRNHSVLKISEALMPVLGDERARGWLGKLIDVFFIFGMLGGGATTLGLAAPLINQGIHELLGVPNNLYTQIVVLIICTAIFGYSAYAGLKKGIQMLSNINMWLAVGILLFIFITGPTLFMLNTGVDALGRMINNLFEMATWTEPFAQFRQFPDTHFPQDWTIFYWAWWLVFAPSVGLFIARISRGRTIKTMVVGSIFYGTLGCFLFFMIMGNYGIYLQLSEKLDVITILNQEGATTAIFAMLHTLALSKLVILAFTILAVIFTATTFDSISYILAAVVQKEIDEEPARWNRLFWAFALSVMPITLMFLGGLDTLQTASVIGGVPLLIVALLLCVSIIRAAHFDLRYQPDFEDKEIYIEELPEDDPWTEDGSWDQEAPEEHGVSHDDKPHDEGDPDSHPSRL, from the coding sequence ATGTCCTCGACCAAATTCAATGACATCATTGATAAGCCAACTTTTTTTGGTTCTTTATTTTTACTTTTCGCCGTCACTCTTCCTTTAATCTTTTTCCCGGATACCGGTGCCGCCTGGGTCCGAAATGCAAAAGATTTCGTGACCGATCAACTCGGTGTGCTCTACCTGATCCTCGGCCTTGGCGCCTTCATCTTCATGGTTTACGTGATTTTCAGCGACATCGGGCAAATCAAGCTGGGCACACCGGAAGAAGATCCGGAATTTTCCACCCTTTCCTGGGCCGCGATGCTGTTCTGTTCCGGGATTGGCGCTTCAATTTTGTACTGGTCGATGATCGAGTGGGCCTATTACTACCAAACGCCCCCTTTTGATATTCCGGGAGAAACCCACGAAGCCGCCAAATGGGCTGTCACTTACGGCATCTTTCACTGGGGGCCCCTGGCCTGGTCGATTTATCTGATCCCTGCCCTGCCAATCGCCTACTTCTACTACGTCCGAAACCATAGTGTGCTGAAGATCAGTGAAGCGCTGATGCCGGTGCTGGGTGATGAACGGGCCCGAGGCTGGCTGGGGAAACTGATCGATGTGTTCTTTATCTTCGGGATGTTAGGCGGCGGCGCCACAACACTGGGCCTCGCAGCACCGCTGATTAATCAGGGGATTCATGAACTGCTGGGTGTTCCCAATAACCTGTATACCCAAATCGTGGTGCTCATTATCTGTACTGCCATTTTTGGTTACAGCGCCTATGCAGGGCTGAAAAAAGGGATTCAGATGCTCTCGAACATCAACATGTGGCTGGCCGTCGGCATTCTGCTGTTTATTTTCATCACTGGCCCGACCCTCTTCATGCTGAATACCGGGGTGGATGCACTCGGCAGGATGATCAATAACCTGTTTGAAATGGCAACCTGGACTGAGCCATTTGCCCAGTTCCGGCAGTTTCCGGATACCCACTTCCCTCAGGACTGGACCATTTTCTACTGGGCCTGGTGGCTGGTCTTCGCACCCAGTGTCGGCCTGTTTATCGCACGTATTTCCCGGGGACGCACCATTAAAACCATGGTCGTCGGTTCTATTTTTTACGGCACACTCGGCTGCTTCCTGTTCTTCATGATCATGGGTAACTACGGCATCTACCTTCAGCTGTCAGAAAAATTAGATGTGATTACCATTCTGAATCAGGAGGGTGCCACCACGGCAATTTTTGCCATGTTGCACACGCTCGCATTGAGCAAACTGGTGATCCTCGCATTTACCATTCTGGCCGTGATCTTCACAGCCACCACATTTGACTCGATTTCTTATATTCTCGCCGCCGTGGTGCAAAAAGAAATTGATGAAGAACCGGCTCGCTGGAACCGGCTGTTCTGGGCATTCGCACTTTCCGTGATGCCGATTACGCTGATGTTCCTGGGCGGACTGGACACCCTGCAAACCGCCAGCGTCATTGGTGGCGTGCCCCTGCTCATCGTGGCATTGCTTTTATGTGTCTCCATCATCCGTGCTGCGCACTTTGATCTGCGTTATCAGCCTGACTTTGAAGATAAAGAAATCTATATCGAAGAGCTGCCCGAGGATGACCCCTGGACCGAAGACGGCTCCTGGGATCAGGAAGCGCCGGAAGAACACGGGGTTTCTCATGACGACAAACCGCATGACGAAGGCGATCCCGACAGTCACCCCTCAAGGCTCTGA
- a CDS encoding MliC family protein — MNPLPVLNAFLTDEILLPIVEFVTGSSAPEAENVKKVKVGWVVFSVIATGVLMYTQAKSAQPSFDCSAVRAGSIEAMICQDERLSALDNQLADVYQQATAKATNEHPPVLKAEQRGWIKGRNECWKADAQHRCVEQEYQRRIAELQAKYALIKATQTVFYRCEDQPGSEVIATYYPTDPASLIAERGDRVSLMFLQESGSGTKYVGRNESLWEHQGEVKVTWGYGTHALTCKAYQ, encoded by the coding sequence ATGAATCCGCTGCCGGTGCTGAATGCTTTTCTGACGGATGAAATTCTATTGCCTATAGTTGAGTTTGTAACAGGCAGTTCAGCGCCGGAGGCGGAAAACGTGAAAAAAGTGAAAGTCGGCTGGGTCGTTTTCAGTGTCATAGCCACTGGCGTGCTGATGTATACGCAGGCGAAATCGGCTCAGCCTTCATTTGATTGCAGTGCTGTTCGAGCCGGCAGTATTGAAGCGATGATTTGTCAGGATGAAAGGTTGTCTGCGCTGGATAACCAATTGGCGGATGTGTATCAGCAAGCAACAGCAAAAGCGACGAATGAGCATCCCCCGGTGTTGAAAGCGGAGCAAAGAGGCTGGATCAAAGGCCGGAATGAATGCTGGAAAGCTGATGCTCAACATCGATGTGTCGAGCAGGAATACCAGCGCCGGATTGCAGAGCTGCAGGCGAAATACGCGCTGATTAAAGCAACACAGACCGTGTTTTATCGGTGCGAGGATCAGCCGGGCAGTGAAGTCATTGCAACTTACTATCCGACAGACCCGGCATCCTTGATTGCCGAACGCGGCGACCGCGTGTCACTGATGTTTCTGCAGGAAAGCGGCAGTGGGACAAAATATGTCGGACGCAATGAAAGCTTGTGGGAGCATCAGGGAGAGGTGAAGGTCACCTGGGGTTACGGCACCCATGCCCTGACATGTAAAGCCTATCAATAG
- a CDS encoding MarR family winged helix-turn-helix transcriptional regulator encodes MSAMSPQGQLFMELTLIQTKLMKNIDRKLSAHGISVSEFFVLHQLSETAGQSMSRVVLAEAVGLTASGVTRLLNPMEKNHLVEKEKNSRDARVSLVKLTPTGQEIYQDALVSFNHGAEAMAEGMTTSQLNQMTGLLSKLK; translated from the coding sequence ATGTCTGCAATGAGTCCGCAGGGTCAGCTATTTATGGAACTGACTTTAATCCAAACCAAACTGATGAAAAATATTGACCGGAAGCTCAGTGCTCACGGGATCAGTGTGTCTGAATTTTTTGTACTGCATCAGCTCAGTGAAACTGCAGGCCAGTCAATGAGCCGGGTAGTACTGGCGGAAGCGGTGGGTTTAACGGCATCTGGTGTGACACGGCTGCTGAATCCAATGGAGAAAAACCATTTGGTGGAGAAAGAGAAAAACAGCCGGGATGCCAGAGTCAGCCTGGTGAAACTCACACCAACCGGACAAGAGATTTACCAGGATGCTCTGGTCAGTTTTAACCATGGTGCTGAAGCGATGGCTGAAGGGATGACTACAAGCCAGCTGAACCAGATGACGGGCCTGCTCAGTAAATTGAAATGA
- a CDS encoding GyrI-like domain-containing protein, whose product MTDYHQTLSRVLDEIDRNLEQSLTLAQLSEVACLSPFHFHRLFSSMLGMPLNGYIRQLRLKRAAYQLVYRPEHRVTDIAFAAGYQNAESFSRAFRQVFGQSPTTFQANPDWEYWQTLQQPLSNVRKKNMTDKLPETEIVEFPEIQLAVFEHKGDPVTLGASIQRFIAWRKSVGLRPDISRTFNLLYDDPEATPADEYRFDLAAEVKHSMADDAAGIVSKTIPTGRYARVRHIGSDECLAPVVQALYGRWFPESGESLADFPLIFERVRFFPDVAEHEAVTDIYLPLK is encoded by the coding sequence ATGACTGATTATCATCAAACGTTGAGCCGGGTGCTGGACGAGATCGACAGAAACTTGGAGCAATCGCTGACACTGGCGCAGTTAAGCGAGGTTGCCTGTTTATCGCCTTTTCATTTTCACCGTTTATTTTCATCAATGCTGGGCATGCCATTGAATGGGTATATCCGGCAGCTCCGCCTCAAACGTGCGGCTTATCAACTGGTATATCGGCCAGAACATCGCGTCACGGACATCGCATTTGCGGCAGGTTATCAAAATGCGGAATCTTTCTCCCGGGCATTCCGGCAGGTATTTGGTCAGAGCCCCACGACATTTCAGGCAAATCCTGACTGGGAATACTGGCAGACATTGCAACAACCACTTTCGAATGTCAGGAAAAAGAACATGACCGATAAATTACCAGAAACAGAAATTGTCGAATTCCCCGAAATTCAGCTTGCTGTATTTGAACACAAAGGTGACCCTGTCACTCTTGGGGCAAGCATCCAGCGTTTTATTGCCTGGCGAAAGTCAGTTGGCCTGCGGCCCGATATCAGCCGGACGTTCAACCTGCTTTACGATGATCCGGAAGCAACACCGGCAGATGAATACCGGTTTGATCTAGCCGCTGAGGTCAAGCACTCAATGGCGGATGACGCTGCCGGAATCGTCAGTAAAACGATCCCTACCGGGCGGTATGCCAGAGTCAGACACATTGGCTCAGATGAGTGCCTGGCACCTGTCGTACAGGCGTTGTATGGCCGGTGGTTTCCCGAAAGCGGAGAATCTTTGGCAGATTTTCCGTTGATCTTTGAACGTGTCCGCTTTTTTCCGGATGTTGCGGAGCATGAAGCGGTGACAGATATTTATCTGCCCCTGAAATAA
- the kynU gene encoding kynureninase has protein sequence MQTLDRAYFESLDQVDPLAEYRGQFELPAGHIYLNGNSLGVLPKAAKEKAREVVEEQWGQGLIRSWNTHDWIHIPRRVGDKIAGLIGAEPGEVIVADSTSVNLFKLAAAAVKLNAGRSKILSEPGNFPTDLYILQGLESFMDGKVRLVTESRDRIMDAIDEETAVVVLTHVHYKSGAMFDMAAITAKAHEKGALIIWDLSHSTGAVPVALNQVGADFAVGCGYKYLNGGPGAPGFLFAAKRHLAHLEQPLSGWFGHTNPFAMRDEYEPAPGIERTLCGTTSVVGASLLEVGVDIMASADMNLIREKSLRMGQLFMELIELRCGQFGFGIVSSKDPAVRGSQVSLTHEQGFAIMQALIARNIIGDFRAPNILRFGFTPLYVRYVDLWDCVDVLADIMTHGLWDKAEFKKLTAVT, from the coding sequence ATGCAAACACTGGACAGAGCCTATTTTGAATCGCTGGATCAGGTTGATCCGCTGGCTGAATATCGCGGGCAGTTTGAGCTGCCGGCAGGCCATATTTACCTCAACGGGAACTCGCTGGGCGTCTTGCCGAAAGCCGCAAAAGAAAAAGCCCGGGAAGTGGTGGAAGAACAGTGGGGTCAAGGCTTAATCCGCAGCTGGAACACCCATGACTGGATTCATATTCCGCGCCGTGTCGGGGACAAGATCGCCGGTCTGATTGGGGCTGAACCGGGTGAAGTGATCGTGGCCGATTCGACATCAGTGAATTTGTTCAAGCTGGCTGCCGCTGCGGTGAAGCTGAATGCCGGTCGCAGCAAAATTTTGTCTGAGCCCGGTAACTTCCCGACAGATTTATATATTCTGCAGGGCCTGGAAAGTTTCATGGATGGCAAGGTACGCCTGGTCACAGAGTCCCGCGACCGCATCATGGACGCGATTGACGAAGAGACCGCCGTGGTGGTGCTGACTCATGTGCACTACAAAAGCGGTGCGATGTTTGATATGGCGGCAATCACGGCCAAGGCCCATGAAAAAGGCGCACTGATCATCTGGGATCTCAGCCACAGCACCGGCGCGGTGCCGGTGGCATTGAATCAGGTGGGTGCCGATTTTGCAGTGGGCTGCGGTTACAAGTATCTGAACGGCGGCCCGGGTGCGCCGGGTTTCCTGTTTGCCGCGAAACGTCATCTAGCACATCTGGAGCAACCGCTGAGCGGCTGGTTTGGTCACACGAATCCATTTGCCATGCGCGACGAATATGAGCCTGCACCGGGGATTGAAAGAACCTTGTGTGGTACCACCTCTGTGGTCGGCGCGAGTTTGCTGGAAGTGGGCGTCGACATCATGGCCTCTGCTGACATGAACCTGATCCGCGAAAAATCGCTGCGGATGGGGCAGTTGTTTATGGAGCTGATTGAATTGCGGTGCGGTCAGTTTGGTTTCGGGATTGTTTCTTCCAAAGATCCGGCAGTGCGCGGGAGTCAGGTCTCTCTGACCCATGAACAGGGGTTTGCCATCATGCAGGCGTTGATTGCCCGCAATATCATCGGTGATTTCCGGGCGCCAAATATTTTGCGTTTCGGATTTACGCCGCTTTATGTTCGCTATGTCGATTTGTGGGATTGTGTCGATGTGTTGGCGGACATCATGACTCATGGCCTGTGGGATAAGGCAGAATTTAAAAAACTGACCGCAGTGACCTGA
- the kynB gene encoding arylformamidase gives MIKIWDISQTLRKGLPVWPGDTEFSSHFHWEMSAECPVNVGQFTLSTHSGTHADAPVHYDAKGKTMAAVSLEYYIGPCVVVDATQAVGWVKPQDIISQLPDQLERVILKTYSQFPHNQWVTDFTAVAAETIDLLAERGACLIGIDSPSLDPQTSKSMRAHHAVRRHGMAILEGLVLDDVPPGDYELIAPPLKLDALDASPVRALLRSVV, from the coding sequence ATGATTAAGATTTGGGATATTTCGCAAACGTTGCGAAAAGGCTTGCCAGTCTGGCCGGGAGATACCGAGTTTTCTTCGCATTTTCACTGGGAAATGAGTGCCGAGTGTCCGGTGAATGTCGGTCAATTTACCCTGTCGACCCATTCGGGCACGCATGCGGATGCGCCGGTTCATTATGATGCCAAAGGGAAAACCATGGCAGCGGTCAGCCTGGAATATTACATCGGCCCCTGCGTGGTAGTGGATGCAACTCAGGCGGTTGGGTGGGTGAAACCGCAGGACATCATCAGCCAGTTGCCGGATCAGCTTGAGCGGGTCATTCTGAAAACCTACTCGCAATTTCCGCACAACCAATGGGTTACTGATTTTACGGCGGTGGCTGCGGAAACCATCGATTTACTGGCAGAACGGGGTGCGTGCCTGATTGGGATTGATAGCCCGTCACTGGATCCGCAGACGTCTAAATCCATGCGTGCGCACCATGCCGTCAGGCGCCATGGGATGGCGATTCTGGAAGGGCTGGTTTTAGATGATGTGCCCCCGGGCGATTACGAGCTGATTGCACCGCCACTGAAGCTGGATGCGCTGGATGCGTCTCCGGTTCGGGCACTGCTGCGCAGTGTGGTGTAA
- the kynA gene encoding tryptophan 2,3-dioxygenase produces MSEVDKAQDAPKLKVDLANEKVHWDQDMSYGQYLALEPLLSCQHPVTEQHDEMLFVIIHQVSELWMKLCLHEAYAAVENIRQDKLRPAFKMMSRLTRIQSQMLNAWEVLATMTPADYASFRDELGQSSGFQSYQYRELEFLLGNKNEAMIQAHRAHPKYYDHLKTVLHAPSIYDVTLQLLKDRGFDVPDSHLNRDFAQPYQSSEAVERIWAQIYNHSNEYWDLYELAEKLVDMEFNFQKWRFSHMKTVERIIGYRRGTGGTSGVKYLTKALDLQFFPELWSVRTSIEGPKHD; encoded by the coding sequence ATGAGTGAAGTGGATAAGGCACAGGACGCGCCAAAGCTGAAAGTGGATCTGGCCAATGAGAAAGTGCATTGGGATCAGGACATGAGCTATGGCCAGTATCTTGCCCTGGAGCCGTTGTTATCCTGCCAGCACCCGGTCACGGAACAACATGATGAAATGCTGTTTGTCATCATCCATCAGGTTTCTGAATTATGGATGAAACTGTGTTTGCATGAAGCTTATGCGGCGGTTGAGAATATCCGTCAGGATAAACTTCGTCCGGCGTTCAAGATGATGAGTCGCCTCACACGGATTCAGTCTCAGATGCTGAATGCCTGGGAAGTACTGGCGACGATGACGCCGGCAGATTATGCCAGTTTCCGCGATGAGCTGGGGCAGAGCTCCGGGTTCCAGTCATATCAGTACCGCGAACTGGAATTCCTGCTGGGGAACAAGAACGAAGCCATGATTCAGGCCCATCGCGCTCATCCGAAATATTATGATCATCTGAAAACTGTGCTGCATGCGCCAAGTATTTACGACGTCACCCTGCAGTTGCTGAAAGATCGCGGATTTGACGTGCCGGATTCCCATCTCAATCGTGACTTCGCACAGCCCTATCAGTCTAGTGAGGCCGTTGAGCGTATCTGGGCTCAGATTTATAACCACAGTAACGAATACTGGGATCTGTACGAGCTGGCAGAAAAGCTGGTGGACATGGAATTCAATTTTCAGAAATGGCGCTTCAGCCACATGAAAACCGTGGAGCGCATCATTGGCTATCGTCGCGGAACGGGCGGTACGTCCGGGGTGAAATACCTGACCAAAGCGCTGGATTTGCAATTCTTCCCTGAGTTGTGGTCGGTCCGTACGTCGATTGAAGGGCCGAAACATGATTAA